A single bacterium DNA region contains:
- the dnaJ gene encoding molecular chaperone DnaJ — protein MPANKDFYAVLGVSEDASEDEIKKAYRSLAMKYHPDRNADAGADEKFKEVNEAYQTLSDPKKRQEYDMLRKYGAFAGAGGPGPGGFDFSRYSQPGAGQTFQFDIGDLGGLGGLFDQIFRRGEAGAPQAEPAAGRDVEMTVEVPFSTAVKGGTAKINLARDEPCMTCAGTGAAPGTQPKTCPQCEGRGTVTVGLGQFGVTRACPTCAGKGTVVEKPCPECKGAGVRRAKRPLKVRIPAGIKDGGVIRVKGEGNVGAGGLRGDLYITVNVRRDARFRRDGLDTYGKLELNLADALLGAKKAVDTAQGKVNVKVPAGIEAGKKIRVKKKGIRDERTGRVGDHYVEVKITTPKKMNKEQRELFEKYARAMGWVRE, from the coding sequence ATGCCGGCCAATAAGGATTTCTACGCGGTGCTCGGCGTTTCGGAGGACGCCTCGGAGGACGAGATAAAGAAGGCGTACCGGAGCCTGGCGATGAAGTACCATCCCGACCGGAACGCCGACGCCGGCGCCGACGAGAAATTCAAGGAAGTTAACGAGGCATACCAGACGCTCTCGGACCCCAAGAAGCGCCAAGAGTACGACATGCTGCGCAAGTACGGCGCCTTCGCGGGGGCCGGCGGCCCGGGCCCGGGCGGGTTTGATTTCTCGCGATACTCTCAGCCGGGGGCCGGCCAGACGTTCCAATTCGACATCGGCGACCTGGGCGGTTTGGGGGGGCTCTTCGACCAGATCTTCCGGCGGGGGGAGGCCGGCGCGCCGCAGGCCGAACCGGCGGCGGGCCGCGACGTCGAGATGACGGTCGAGGTCCCGTTCTCGACGGCGGTGAAGGGCGGGACGGCGAAGATAAACCTGGCCCGCGACGAGCCCTGTATGACCTGCGCCGGAACCGGCGCCGCGCCGGGGACGCAGCCGAAGACCTGTCCCCAGTGCGAGGGGCGGGGCACCGTGACCGTCGGCCTGGGCCAGTTCGGCGTGACGCGCGCGTGCCCGACGTGCGCCGGCAAGGGGACGGTGGTGGAGAAGCCTTGCCCGGAGTGCAAAGGCGCCGGCGTCCGCCGGGCGAAGAGGCCGTTGAAGGTGCGGATACCGGCGGGCATAAAAGACGGCGGCGTCATCCGCGTGAAGGGCGAGGGCAACGTCGGCGCCGGCGGCCTGCGGGGCGACCTCTACATCACGGTCAACGTCAGGCGGGACGCGCGCTTCCGCCGCGACGGCCTGGATACCTACGGCAAACTCGAGCTCAACCTCGCCGATGCGCTGTTGGGCGCCAAGAAAGCCGTGGATACGGCCCAGGGCAAAGTCAACGTCAAGGTCCCGGCGGGGATAGAGGCCGGCAAGAAGATCCGCGTCAAGAAGAAAGGCATCCGCGACGAGCGCACCGGGCGGGTCGGCGACCACTACGTCGAGGTGAAAATTACCACGCCCAAGAAGATGAACAAGGAGCAGCGCGAGCTGTTCGAAAAGTACGCCCGGGCGATGGGGTGGGTACGGGAGTAG